DNA from Balearica regulorum gibbericeps isolate bBalReg1 chromosome 18, bBalReg1.pri, whole genome shotgun sequence:
tatgATTGAGTATATATTCCCATCTGACAAAAAGAGAGTCTCACCATGTATAAGGATAACATTTTGTGAGTGCTATTTGGCTCCGCATGTTGTCTTTAAAAGTACCATGCCATGATAGTTAGGGTAAAACTAGAGGATCATTGTGGAATGCTTAGATATTCTAAATCTgcatttcatcttctctttttattacatCTCAGCCTTGCCCAGTTGAGGCTTTCCCAGCTTTAACCTTTCAAATACGATCTACAGCTGCTGGATGCAACAGGAAATGAACAGTAACAACTGGCATCAATAACTTTTTTCTGACTGTGGAGCACAGCCTCAGTTTGTCTGCTATTGCtgtcttttttccaaaagtagTCATCATGCTTTCACACAATAGTGTATTTATTATGATATTAAGCTTCACTAGCAAAGATTCAGAAAGTCTGCTGTCATTTAATTTAGTCTGAATTTCCCAGATTTCTCACCAAACTTGTACCAATAATTTTAGTTAACAAACTAAAACAATAATGGAAGCCTACCACAAGCATCTTGTCAAAAACATTTATGTACATTTATGATTATAGGATTTTCATATACTTGTGCATCTTATTGTATATCATAGGAATTTAGCTCATTCAAGTTGGTCTGTTAAATAacagcatttggaaagaaaataatgctgcCTTCTCAGAAGGATTCACATTGTAATCTCCtggatttattattattaaaaatcatATAATAATTCAGCTTGGAAGGGACATAGGGGATCATCtcatcatctggtccaacccacAGCCCAGTGCAGCACCAAATTTGAAGCTGTCTCTAATTTCAAGGTCATATAAATTGCCTAGGGCCTTTTTCAGACAAGCTTTATCTCCAAAAAATGGAGATTTCACAGTTTCCCAGAGCAACTTGTTTCATTGCTGATTATCATCACTGTGAAAAAATCCTTCCCTTATATTGTTATAAAATATTCCGATATCTACTGATCATAAAACTGATGaagagcaaaatattatttctctaCTCAAGTCATATTTTCACAATAAACTTACTAGCAAAGATATTAAGCATACAGAAATACtagtctgaaagaaaagatggattAAACACATACTTGTGAAACATACTTTATGAAAGGGAATGATTTATATTATGTGATGCCTGTAATTGCATTTGGTGATCTGGCAGGTATTTCTAGGCCTGTCTTTGCTGAAAGATGTCAAAGGGTgctcagctttctcttttattcttattCTCTAACTTGTTCCAAATGGactttaaattcctttttctaaattaCTGACATGCCTGTCTGTCATTGTAGTGAATTAATCAAGCTCATTGTTCAGTGATAATGCTCTCAACTTCATGGTTCCTAGAACCACGCCTTAAGTGCTATCAAGGGTCAGTTTATTCCCatgttacaagaaaaaaaatcagtggaaggTAATGTACTTTTTCACATACCCACCTCACACTTTGAGACAATAGACCCTTTTAGTGTCAAAGTAATTTCCTGCTGTAGAAATGTTCCTactgcttgtttttatttgaatagGTGAACAGCATCATATGGGCCTTTTACAGGGTAAATGGGTTGGCCAGGCAATTTTGGCATTTTGTGGGATCTTGCTCTCCGCTCAAATGTACAAATCAATTATATGACTTCCATGCTGAGAAAATgcattaacttttaaaatgcacagcagcagcctagtcttaataaaaatgtttaaaacccACCCTTAAACCATAACTCCAAGTTGCAGCTGAATATGAAACATCCATTTCCAGCCAATTACACACAATTTCTATCATACTTTGGAAGATATGTATATGCACATGGAATATTAAAAGCCCCAGACCCTACAACTCTAAGTGAAATAGGAAATGACTTAAAACCTTTTGAGATACGCTCAGGCAGAAATGCAGTGAGCCTTGTAACTTAACAGCAGGCATCTATTGGAAGTATGTACAGCACATAGGTAACCTTTGGCCTTACATATTATAGAAGAATGGCTACAATCCAAAACTTGCCATTCTAGGAACAACACAATCTATTAAAATGATTCATTCTCAGAAGTTTCTCCCATAGGTGAAGAATAATAAGAGAATTAAGCTTGGGGTGAAAACTGACTCTTCTAACATCACAAAGCCCGTAATAGAACCTTTTCTGCCTGCAGTTATGAAATAGGCCTTAGAAAGATCTGAAAATCTGCATGAATCTAATGAGGACAGATAAAGGCAAACTCACTTAAATCTTAATGTAGAAACAGCTTTCAGCTTAACTAGTTGCACAGCTGAGATGCAGGAAATTTTTCACAAGGCTAAAATTAATACCTATATTCAAGGCCCTTCAACATAATTGCCTATTATGGCATGTTCCACTGAAACACTTATTCACAGGATGCAGTTCTTCTTACTTTGGAAATGAAGGTTTCCAGTGGAGAGTTGTTCccatttaaaatgttcctgTCTCACAGCAGGACTCCAGGATACTTTTGTAATTCAGATTCCAGATGAGAATAATTGTTTATGGTCAAGTTCTCAAAGAACAGGGAATACTGAACTAACAGAGAAAGATGACGTTCTCTTCATGTCTGCATATGTCTCCATATGTAATCCTAATTCGTATATTAATtggcagctgcagagaagaaTTAGTAGGATGCTTAAACACCAGCTTTCTTTACATTATTGGTAAGGATTCCTCCTAAGTCTGCAGTTATAAGCCAGAGTGGTAtgaaaaaatgtcagcaaaagTCATCTTGCTATAGAGATTTGTTCTTGCTCCTCAAAGagcatttattttccacatAGTCCATTTAGGTTCATAACAACTTACCTCCTGTTGTAAGccttcctctctgtttttgTATGGAagttttcagtgtcttttaAGCTTCAGGAGatgagtgaaaaataaagttttctgtcTAAAAGTCTAGTAGTCTTCTCTGATCAGAAGACTACATTGGGGCAGTAACTTTGGTTACGAATTATCCTCCTGTCTAGAGGAAGGCAAATTCATGCTCAGGGTGAGATTACTGTCAGCTAAGTGAAATTTAAATACCATTAGAGcccatttgaaaatgttctttacACATAGAAAACTAACATAATGGAAAGCAAAATTGTTGGTGGGAAGATAAATGGTCTACTAGTGTGCATTAATATCAGAAGTCTCCCCCTATCCTCCCACATTTTTGTTCCactaaattataaaaaaagccAATGACCTGCTTGAGAAATGAAGTATCAACCAGATGTTTCCTGAGCaaagaaaacttgtgtttccctTTACACATCATCTTCTGAGAGGCAGCACTACAGCAATTGCATATCTGACATCATTCACCATGTTGACTTTGGGCTACTCAGAATCTTTCCTTTACTTTACTTTCCAAATCAAATACAATAGCTTCACAGAGAGATCACATGGAAAGAATGGGTCTGAATGATGAGAACACAATGTGGAAGAATGGTTTATATTCACTTTGTTACAACATCACTCCTTATGGAAACAGGAGATGGGTGACCAGTCATCCCCAAAAAGAATCACTTATGTGAAAAGcaacatgcaaaaatattttttcataggagcagataattttaaaacaaaagttctaTATGAGAATAGATCCAAAGCTCATTATGATTTATGGAAAATTCTGATTATTGTGCTTTGGATCAGATGCCTATTTATTGACAGAAACTACAGCATTTTTCTAGTTCTATTTGACTACTAGGAAAACTTCACTAGTCCCTATTAATCTGTAGAATGTGATACCTAGTGATGTGTTAATGGGGGTGGGATATAGAAGATGAGGCTCAATCATCATCTAACAGAAATGCttcattctttttattcaaAGTGCCCTATGTTTACAGCAGATCACTCTAAAAGAACAAACTTTGAGCTCCATTTTCAGGCAAGCTGGTGGAAACAGAAAGCTAACCTTCAGGAGCTACATTAACAAATGACATGTGAAGggggtttcattttttttaaccctgtGCACCAGAACTCATAATGCATAATGACTTACAACTTCCACAGCAGGTAAATTTCTGTTCGAGCTATCCAGAAAAGTCCACATGACACACGTGTAATTTATACAAGCTCAATAATCATGGATAAAGCTCTAAAATGCTTTGTGAAAGTCTTTACAtccaaagactgaaaaatatcaaCATTTAGACAAGAAGCCAGATCACACAAAGCTGGAACAGCTTCTTCCTCTCTAGTAAAACAAGATAGGTGTAGTAACACATACTTAAATAAACTGAAGTGCCACTGCATATTTAAGTCACTATGAGAGCCCATGGGGACCTAAATTTAACAGAAGATCCGATGTTGCATTCATCTCATATCATTGGTGAGTTGCttgtgaaaagctgttttcagtagCTACTGTTTAGTCAAACGTCTTTTAATTTGTAAAGTTGTGTACAGCACAAGAAACTGTCTGTGCAATGGTTTTAATGAGGATACGTGAGCAAAGGCTATGTATTCTATACTCTCAGTGTGAGGTCTGGAGGAAATCAAGTTTTCAGCAAGATTGACAATGGAGCCATTCAGCCTCTTGAATGCTCAGTCTTACTGTTTCAGCCCACTCCAGACAAATGTAAACTATGTCGTGATGACAAATAACTGTTAATGACAAAGATGCAATCATGaatttctgaatataaaaatgctttcactTTCTCCTGCTTTCATTAAGGACTAAACAAAATTACAGACTGGttcaagaaaaaggaagaaaaaaaattacctcatCTGTACATGACATCTCTGTACACATACTCAGCTCACTAGGTACACATTTCTTGTAAACATTGAAACTCTAAGTTTTAAGGTAGTTTTACAATTACAGGTAGGTTTTGTACTACTGTGGTACAGAGGTCAGTTTTGTTCAGAAGGAATTGGAAATCAATTAGTTTGCATCACTGTTGCAGGAAGATTCATCCTCAGCTAGTCccctttttaaattctgttgtaTCAAGTCTataatactttattttgcttttttatcttcttttatgAACAATCTACCTagtgctgcctttgctgctttgcttcagAACAGAACTTGTATCCACATcctgtttaaaagcaaatcGGGTATTCTTGTGATTGCTTATGATATTTGAATTCCTACACACTTAGCACGCTACTAAAATACTTACTGAATTCTAAAGGTATCTTTTTCTAaacactgccaaaaaaaaaaaaagaaatttgagaaTTTATATACTCAGGTAAAACACCATCATATTCTTGGTATGAtggaaataattcattttcagtACACATGAATAAAAATTTGGCTCCAGTTCCAGTAAGTGCATGTGTACAAAACTTATGGAAAGAGAATTATGCTTCAGAAGTACTCTCTTTTGATGTCTGTTCTTtatctgctggggaaaaaaatgtgacagCTAAACTTAAAATAGATCAAGAATTGTTAGCACCGTAATATTCAATTGAGTAACGGTCTCCAAGTCTAAGACACTTGAAAAATGCCTAAACTGCTGGCAGCAAGCTCTTCAGAACACACAGAATCCTACTTAGCTCTCATGAATCCAAGTTATTCTTtcaaaagcctttaaaaataaaacagcccATGACATCAGCCTGTCATCTGTGACCTGACCAGCACAGCCACTCATAAACATGAGACGTAACAAGAGTACTGCATATATAGAATAATGATTTATtggaaacaaatatttacacAAAGTATAAAGGCAATCACTtcaaccatttattttttaacaagacAAAGATGCCCCATTACAAGATTTGTTTAGTAACAGAATTAGATTTAGTAATGATGCAGAATGTATTAAATCCCTGAGATTGAGGCTTTCTCACCTTCTATGCTCTCCATCCTCCACACCCACTCCACCCCCTCCCAAAGCTGCTGCAAATTTAATTTCCCACTCAGTTGTGCTTTTGGTGGATTACTATCCACAGTTACAGCTTCATTCTTTACATCagcatgaaatttaaaaatgcaaccaAGCCCAAATTTCACATCAAGTTCATTCTCACTCAGTTGCAGGCATCCAGTTTGAAATTACTTCCAATTTAAAGTTGGTATCCAAGCTGCTTTACAGATAGGGCTACTGACTCTGAAGATACAGCTTATTCCTCTTAAATCAGACATggaagcctttttttcctggctgaaCACAGCTAatgttctttttacttttcatccAGGGGTATTGAGATGTGAATGCAAGGCTTTAGGCACAAGTCTTTTTATATCTGGACTTAAAGCCATCACAAGGAAGCTTAGTAACATAGAGTTCCAGTTCCTACTGCAGACTTCTAGTAATTTACCTAGATGTCCTCAGAATCTTTTACGTTTATAGTGGGCAGACAATTTAAGAATGACAAACTTGGGTAGCAAAAGTGTTTCCTCCTCCATTATTCAGTTTCAGTAAGGAGCCACCCTGCAAGGCCACAAAGGCAGATCCAGGCATAATACATACCGAGAATTTTCAGTTCCAGTTCAGACATTTTTCCTAGCAAGAACCTTGTCTCTTGTCCAAGGATGTAATATTTCAATCAACAAAACTCCTCCAGCTGGCACACGACAATCAGCATAAGCAAAGCATGGGGGACAAGGCTAAACTTAATTACTTGCAAAAGCATGCAGCTGATGTTGGTGTTAACTTGTGCATGGCTAGCTCTTCAGTTGGAGATGGAATCAAAGATCTAATAAAATTCAAGGCATAAACcaactaaataaaattatttccaatatTAGAGGTAGATTTTATCCAGTGTAATATATAATAGCCACTCCTGTAAGTGCAGAGCTCTAGGAATTAAACAATTCAGATCAATTTTGACCTATGTGCTCTTAGAATAATTACGGCAAGCTTTTTGCATGTCCTTCAAGAAAGTAGGCACACCACTCTGTAAATAGAAAAGTGGGAAAGTCATTCTTGCATAATGTAATCAAGAAAAACTATAAGCAAAATGAGAATTCCCACTACATAGATCGAGGCCTTCAAACAAATACAGGACAATTTTAAGATCTGGTACAAAGCAAGAGACGATTCCTTTAATCCTTCATGAACAGACTGCATTATTGAAGTTTGCTTGTGTTAAGGCTATTCACATACGCTCTGGAACATggatttgttggttttgttgcacAAATTTACCTGCCTGGTTGACTAACCAATGGAATTTGATAggagttaagaaaaaaaaaattaaggcaatTGCCATGAGAGCAGACAATAGCAAGACTCTAAAAATGGGACTGCATAAGTGCtagaaagctttcagaaaaaaataattctaccCAACATGCAGAAGACCGATATGGATGCAGTGAATACATCATTTGAAACAGCTTAGCCAAAGATAATTGTGCTGTCAACCTTTACTTACCTTGGCAGCCCAATTGACCAGCCATGATGGAATCATGCCACCAGGATTATCAAAATAGTACATATAGACtagaaatgagagagaagtTACCAGAAAGTTATCCAGCCATAGTCTGAGTATCAGCTCTAACACCATATGACAGAAGCTGTCAGTGTGCATGACTGAATCACAAAGTACAACAGTTCTGCTCTAAATTCTTCACAAAAAAGTCAACTTGTACTGAAGTGGAATGTGAAATAAGTATAGCCATTTCCAGTTAACCTCTGGGAAGCTGAGTGCGCCATAATGTTAATTGAGACTATTGCAACCATTTTAGGCAGCCTGTCTTATAAGgttgtttttaaaggattaaTCTCAGACAGAAGTCAATCTCTAGGCAAACCCTTTAACCTATAAATCAATGTCAAACATGATGCTTGTATCATTGCCAAGTTAACCAGACTGCAGCTAGCATCAGACTCTACCCAACTGAACtggctggcaggaaaaaaaattgaaggctGGGCAGAATGAAGTGGTCAGTAGTCTATTCTTAACTACACAGCCCAACTGTTAAATAAAAGATTCTTAACAGTAGCACACTGCAGTGGACATTTCCAAaactttcattcattttaaagtattctaGTGCTCACTACATCCACTTATAGTAACGGTTTTAGCTTAAAGTTTCCAGTCTTTGTGCATTTTGCTAATACATACATTCTTTGGCTATGTGACTTGTGATCACACTTTCTTGATTTCTTACCTTTAGATCCAGTCTTGCCATCACTTTCAATTGCCAGACTTTGTTTATAGCTTTTAACTCTGATAATACCAGGCTTTTCAGGGCACTGAGGAACAGACACACTTTGAGCTAACACAACCCAGATTTTCCGCCCATCGACATCCATCTCTCGACATTCACGAATATAGACATACTGCATTCCAAGTTGAGGAGGCATGTCAAAACAACGTCAGCTTGACATATCATGAATTGACAAGTGAATTCCATTACAAATACCAGCCCCTTCAAGTTATTTCTTATGCTTCTACAGGATTCAATCCTGCAGAGTAATAATTCAGCTATGTGAGCTTTAGTAGTGTGTGGGAAGAGGCACCCACGCTCTTCTTCATGCTATACGCATTCATGTAATATCAGGACTGCAAGATCTTAGATCAAGTGCAGCTGAGCAGTACAATCAGTACATCATTGGGATCCCTGTATGACCAGGTGACAAAAACTACAAGAGGAACAAAAAGCTTGAAAGGATACATCTCTgtttgagagaggaaaagggtACTTCACTTCCCAGTAGATTACTTTTTCACCATCATACGTTTTCTCATATAGTTCTACAGTTGAAAAGAAAGACTGTTAGATATTGCAGTACAAATCAAAATCAGAACCATACATGTCATTAGGAACTGCTCAGATTTCTGACATGAACACATTTTACAGGCAACCCTTATGTCAAAATTGATACATATGTAAAATTCTGTAGAAGGCTT
Protein-coding regions in this window:
- the PCTP gene encoding phosphatidylcholine transfer protein isoform X2; translated protein: MAAPPPPRGFSEEQFRAACRELDQPAPAAGGPWQLLVESMGVRIYRLYDEQSGLYEYKIFGGLADCPPKLCADVYMDLDFRKQWDQYVKELYEKTYDGEKVIYWEVKYPFPLSNRDYVYIRECREMDVDGRKIWVVLAQSVSVPQCPEKPGIIRVKSYKQSLAIESDGKTGSKVYMYYFDNPGGMIPSWLVNWAAKIFDSISN
- the PCTP gene encoding phosphatidylcholine transfer protein isoform X1; this encodes MAAPPPPRGFSEEQFRAACRELDQPAPAAGGPWQLLVESMGVRIYRLYDEQSGLYEYKIFGGLADCPPKLCADVYMDLDFRKQWDQYVKELYEKTYDGEKVIYWEVKYPFPLSNRDYVYIRECREMDVDGRKIWVVLAQSVSVPQCPEKPGIIRVKSYKQSLAIESDGKTGSKVYMYYFDNPGGMIPSWLVNWAAKSGVPTFLKDMQKACRNYSKST
- the PCTP gene encoding phosphatidylcholine transfer protein isoform X3 — protein: MAAPPPPRGFSEEQFRAACRELDQPAPAAGGPWQLLVESMGVRIYRLYDEQSGLYEYKIFGGLADCPPKLCADVYMDLDFRKQWDQYVKELYEKTYDGEKVIYWEVKYPFPLSNRDYVYIRECREMDVDGRKIWVVLAQSVSVPQCPEKPGIIRVKSYKQSLAIESDGKTGSKEWCAYFLEGHAKSLP